One Chitinophaga parva DNA segment encodes these proteins:
- the nosZ gene encoding Sec-dependent nitrous-oxide reductase, with amino-acid sequence MKNIRLLLAAAAAVAVSMPSCKMKSTAAAVEGGAASKVYVAPGKYDEFYNFVSGGFNGQVSVYGLPSGRLLKIIPVFSVFPENGYGYSEETKAMLNTTQGQVPWDDQHHLELSQTNGEQDGRWLFANANNTPRVARIDLKTFKTAEILQLPNSAGNHSSPFITENTEYVVAGTRFSVPLGAEDVPISSFKKNFKSTASFIKVDSSTGHMSLAFQIVLPGMNLDLSHAGKGPSHDWFFFSSYNTEQAYTLLEVNASQKDKDYIVAVNWKKAEEYAKAGKGKKVPAEYAHNTFDEQKQLATSVMEKETLLLDPKDCPDMVYMIPCPKSPHGCDIDPTGEYIVGSGKLAALIPVFSFSKIMDAMQKKDFEGDFQGIPILKYQDVLHGEVQKPGLGPLHTEFDGRGNAYTSMFLSSEVVKWSLKDLKVLDRVPTYYSVGHLMIPGGDTKKPNGKYLVAYNKITKDRYLPTGPELAQSAQLYDISGDKMQLILDYPTVGEPHYGQACPAELIRDKQVKFYDITKNGNQYVTMGEKNVKVVRNGNRVDVYMTAIRSHLVPDNIEGVYVGDNVYFHVTNLEQDWDIPHGFAIKNNPNAELLIMPGETVTLKYTPLKQGIQPFYCTDFCSALHQEMSGYLRVSPKGSNVPLRYGTGETAPAPTAADTVAAK; translated from the coding sequence ATGAAAAATATACGTTTATTGCTTGCCGCCGCCGCGGCAGTCGCAGTTTCCATGCCCAGTTGCAAGATGAAGAGCACCGCTGCCGCCGTGGAAGGCGGCGCCGCCTCAAAAGTTTATGTGGCACCCGGCAAGTATGACGAATTCTACAACTTCGTGTCCGGCGGCTTTAACGGGCAGGTATCCGTGTATGGATTGCCCTCCGGCAGGCTGCTGAAGATCATCCCCGTGTTCTCCGTATTCCCGGAAAACGGCTATGGTTACAGCGAAGAAACAAAAGCGATGCTGAATACCACGCAAGGACAGGTTCCATGGGACGACCAGCACCACCTGGAGCTGTCCCAGACAAACGGGGAGCAGGATGGGCGCTGGCTTTTTGCCAATGCAAACAACACTCCGCGCGTAGCCAGGATAGACCTGAAAACATTCAAGACAGCGGAGATCCTGCAATTGCCCAACAGTGCGGGTAACCACTCTTCTCCCTTCATCACGGAAAACACAGAGTACGTGGTGGCCGGCACCCGCTTTTCCGTACCGCTGGGCGCTGAAGATGTGCCCATCAGTTCTTTCAAAAAGAACTTCAAAAGCACGGCATCCTTTATTAAAGTGGACAGCTCCACTGGTCATATGAGCCTTGCTTTCCAGATCGTGCTGCCGGGTATGAACCTGGACCTCAGCCACGCAGGCAAAGGCCCGTCACACGACTGGTTCTTCTTTTCCAGCTACAACACGGAACAGGCTTACACGCTGCTGGAAGTGAACGCTTCCCAGAAGGATAAGGACTACATCGTGGCGGTGAACTGGAAGAAGGCGGAAGAATATGCAAAGGCCGGGAAGGGTAAGAAGGTGCCAGCTGAATATGCGCATAACACTTTTGACGAACAGAAACAGCTTGCTACTTCCGTTATGGAAAAAGAAACGCTGCTGCTGGACCCCAAGGACTGCCCGGATATGGTGTACATGATCCCTTGCCCCAAATCCCCGCATGGTTGCGATATTGACCCTACCGGTGAGTACATTGTGGGCAGCGGAAAGCTGGCGGCGCTCATTCCCGTATTCTCCTTCTCCAAGATCATGGATGCGATGCAAAAAAAGGATTTTGAAGGAGACTTCCAGGGTATTCCCATCCTGAAGTACCAGGACGTGTTGCACGGTGAAGTGCAGAAACCCGGCTTAGGCCCTTTGCATACGGAATTTGATGGTCGCGGTAACGCCTATACGTCCATGTTCCTGTCTTCAGAAGTAGTGAAATGGAGCCTCAAGGACCTGAAAGTGCTGGACCGGGTGCCTACCTATTATTCAGTAGGTCACCTGATGATCCCCGGTGGTGATACGAAAAAGCCCAATGGTAAATACCTGGTGGCATACAACAAGATCACCAAAGACCGCTACCTGCCCACCGGCCCGGAACTGGCGCAATCCGCCCAGCTCTATGATATTTCCGGTGATAAAATGCAACTGATCCTCGATTACCCCACCGTGGGTGAGCCGCACTATGGGCAGGCTTGTCCGGCAGAACTGATAAGGGATAAGCAGGTGAAGTTCTACGACATCACCAAGAACGGCAACCAGTATGTGACCATGGGTGAAAAGAACGTCAAGGTGGTACGTAACGGGAACAGGGTGGATGTGTATATGACCGCCATCCGGTCTCACCTGGTGCCGGATAATATTGAAGGCGTGTACGTAGGGGACAATGTGTATTTCCACGTGACCAACCTGGAACAGGACTGGGATATCCCGCATGGTTTTGCCATCAAGAACAATCCCAACGCGGAACTGCTGATCATGCCGGGTGAAACGGTGACCCTCAAATACACACCGTTAAAACAAGGCATCCAGCCGTTCTATTGTACAGACTTCTGCTCTGCGCTGCACCAGGAGATGTCCGGTTACCTCCGGGTATCTCCCAAAGGAAGCAATGTGCCGCTGCGCTACGGTACTGGCGAAACTGCACCTGCACCCACTGCCGCAGACACGGTGGCCGCCAAGTAA